A single genomic interval of Calditrichota bacterium harbors:
- a CDS encoding class I SAM-dependent methyltransferase, protein MASEAEEGSKQEWERYGKGRAILPKPRWSNIAEYTSAAYDRQVQQMLDDNLLPGQMVVDLGCGEGRWVEHLLRRGVRCVGADLLVSNARVTCARTRLASGRALAVVADAAHLPFKPHRFDAFISFGLLEHFRNHVPVLEGWTRLLREGGRAIISVPNACRKDWIVYEALHQLVLHRKLVRFYPTVRGLVSRSYGYEERWTPAYFRQLCRLVGFTEVKIHGLFLLLPLLFHPLGDRIPPALFRRIAPTRRSAQWGLYLFAVARR, encoded by the coding sequence ATGGCAAGCGAAGCAGAAGAAGGCAGCAAGCAGGAGTGGGAGCGCTACGGCAAAGGCAGAGCCATTCTGCCAAAGCCGCGCTGGTCCAACATTGCGGAGTATACTTCCGCTGCCTATGACCGTCAGGTCCAGCAAATGCTGGACGATAATCTGCTGCCCGGGCAGATGGTGGTCGACCTCGGCTGTGGTGAAGGCCGGTGGGTGGAGCATCTGTTGCGGCGAGGTGTCCGTTGCGTGGGGGCCGATCTGCTCGTTTCCAATGCGAGAGTGACGTGCGCCAGGACAAGGCTTGCCTCAGGGCGGGCGCTGGCAGTAGTGGCCGATGCGGCCCATCTTCCTTTCAAGCCTCACCGTTTCGACGCCTTTATCTCCTTCGGCCTGCTCGAGCATTTTCGGAACCACGTACCTGTGCTGGAAGGCTGGACCAGGCTTCTGCGGGAAGGTGGGAGGGCGATCATCTCCGTGCCCAACGCTTGCCGCAAGGATTGGATCGTCTATGAAGCGTTACACCAGCTTGTCCTCCACCGGAAGCTGGTCCGTTTCTACCCCACGGTGCGAGGCCTGGTTTCCCGTTCCTACGGATACGAAGAGCGCTGGACGCCTGCCTATTTTCGCCAGCTGTGCAGGCTGGTGGGCTTCACGGAGGTGAAGATCCACGGACTGTTTCTCCTGCTGCCTTTGCTCTTCCATCCTCTTGGAGACCGGATTCCCCCTGCCCTTTTCCGGCGGATAGCTCCCACGCGGCGCTCTGCACAGTGGGGCCTGTACCTCTTTGCGGTGGCAAGGCGGTAG